A window of the Streptomyces griseochromogenes genome harbors these coding sequences:
- a CDS encoding glycoside hydrolase family 15 protein, with protein MDRYPPIADHGLIGDLQTAALVSSHGVIDWFATPRFDSPSVFAALLDHDGGGYFLLAPEHPEGTWKQLYYPDTAVLVTRFMSPDGVGEIVDYMPVQPGTTAADRHQLVRVARTVRGTVRFELVCRPRFDYARAGHRLDLTPERATFHAPGATAHLQSSVPLEQDGQDVRGAVTLNAGEVAVAVFTVGPPGGQAPPSPTTEGIAEDAWSNIDFWQLWVRTSRYRGRWTDMVYRSAITLKLLTYAPSGAPVAAATMGLPEQVGGERNWDYRYTWVRDGSLSIRALLDLGFVEEATRFIHWLGDRLHAHEGPDGEPLQIMYRVDGDPHLTEEILEHFEGYRGSYPVRAGNAASDQLQLDIYGEALYGLAEGRVVGEQAGYHGWKGLAATLDWLADSWDRPDEGIWETRGGRKDFTYSRVMCWTAFDRGLKLAAEFSRPADTVRWTRARDEILEQVMQHGWNEKEQALVQYYGGDVLDASLLLAPRVGFISPRSPGWLSTLDAMDRVLVSDSLVYRYDPQASPDGLRGTEGTFSLCTFLYVDALARAGRLSEARYAFEKMQTYANHVGLFAEEIGPSGEQLGNFPQAFTHLSLIMAATTLNDALDRLWQRV; from the coding sequence ATGGATCGCTACCCGCCCATCGCCGACCACGGGCTCATCGGGGACCTGCAGACCGCGGCTCTGGTGTCGTCCCATGGCGTGATCGACTGGTTCGCGACACCGCGCTTCGACTCGCCCAGCGTCTTCGCCGCCCTGCTCGACCACGACGGCGGCGGCTACTTCCTGCTCGCGCCGGAGCACCCCGAAGGGACCTGGAAACAGCTCTACTACCCGGACACCGCCGTCCTGGTGACCCGCTTCATGTCTCCGGACGGAGTCGGCGAGATCGTCGACTACATGCCGGTCCAGCCGGGCACGACAGCGGCCGACCGGCACCAACTGGTGCGTGTCGCCCGCACGGTGCGCGGCACCGTGCGGTTCGAGCTCGTATGCCGGCCGCGGTTCGACTACGCACGGGCCGGCCACCGGCTCGACCTGACGCCTGAGCGGGCGACGTTCCACGCCCCGGGCGCGACCGCCCACCTCCAGAGCAGCGTCCCGCTCGAACAGGACGGGCAGGACGTCCGGGGCGCCGTCACGCTCAACGCGGGAGAGGTGGCCGTCGCGGTGTTCACCGTGGGCCCGCCCGGCGGACAGGCGCCACCGTCACCCACCACCGAGGGGATCGCCGAAGACGCCTGGAGCAACATCGACTTCTGGCAGCTGTGGGTGCGCACCTCGCGCTACCGCGGCCGCTGGACGGACATGGTGTACCGCTCCGCCATCACCCTCAAGCTCCTCACCTACGCCCCCTCGGGCGCACCGGTCGCCGCGGCCACCATGGGGCTGCCCGAGCAGGTCGGCGGTGAGCGCAACTGGGACTACCGGTACACCTGGGTGCGGGACGGATCCCTGTCGATCCGGGCCCTGCTCGATCTCGGTTTCGTGGAGGAGGCGACCCGCTTCATCCACTGGCTCGGTGACCGCCTCCACGCCCACGAGGGACCGGACGGCGAACCCCTGCAGATCATGTACCGGGTGGACGGTGACCCTCATCTGACGGAGGAGATCCTGGAGCACTTCGAGGGCTACCGCGGCTCCTACCCGGTCCGGGCGGGCAACGCCGCCTCCGACCAGCTGCAGCTCGACATCTACGGCGAGGCTCTGTACGGCCTGGCCGAGGGCCGTGTGGTCGGCGAGCAGGCGGGCTATCACGGGTGGAAGGGCCTTGCGGCCACCCTGGACTGGCTCGCCGACTCCTGGGACCGGCCCGACGAAGGGATCTGGGAGACCCGGGGCGGGCGCAAGGACTTCACCTACAGCCGGGTGATGTGCTGGACCGCCTTCGACCGCGGGCTGAAGCTGGCGGCCGAGTTCAGCAGGCCGGCCGACACCGTGCGCTGGACCCGTGCCCGGGACGAGATCCTGGAACAGGTCATGCAGCACGGCTGGAACGAGAAGGAGCAGGCCCTCGTCCAGTACTACGGAGGCGACGTCCTGGACGCGTCGCTCCTGCTCGCCCCCCGGGTCGGATTCATCTCCCCCCGAAGCCCCGGCTGGCTCAGCACCCTGGACGCCATGGACCGCGTCCTCGTCTCCGACAGCCTGGTCTACCGTTACGACCCCCAGGCGTCTCCCGACGGGCTGCGCGGCACCGAAGGAACGTTCAGTCTCTGTACGTTCCTGTACGTCGACGCCCTCGCCCGCGCGGGACGACTCTCCGAGGCCCGCTATGCCTTCGAGAAGATGCAGACCTACGCGAACCACGTCGGCCTGTTCGCCGAGGAGATAGGTCCGAGCGGAGAACAACTCGGCAATTTCCCGCAGGCTTTCACCCATCTCTCCCTCATCATGGCCGCCACGACGCTCAATGACGCGCTCGACCGGCTCTGGCAGCGAGTGTGA
- a CDS encoding cytochrome d ubiquinol oxidase subunit II — protein sequence MAVVLLLAVAAYACGGGTDYGAGFWDLIAGGAERGKRARWLIDHAMAPVWEVNNVWLIFVLVIMWTGFPVFFQRVFTAMWLPLALAAVGTVLRGAGFALRKPLTRLAGRRLYGAMFAVSSLLTPFFLGAAAGGVASGRVTAGTMASTDAWANPTSLLFGLLAVAATALLGAVFLAADARRFSAPDLDGYFRRRALAALAVVAVLAVITLVVTHKDAPHVWHGLTHGVGLVFVIVAAVATLATVWLLTRPSADRSRVSAVGVVASAVLAWGMAQRPYLIPTSLTVAEGAGAHTTLRWLGLVTLVAVVLVLPAVVLLYWLDTHGELEGLTDAELRRGGARDEG from the coding sequence ATGGCCGTCGTCCTGCTGCTCGCGGTCGCCGCGTACGCCTGTGGCGGTGGCACCGACTACGGAGCCGGCTTCTGGGATCTGATCGCAGGCGGGGCGGAACGCGGCAAACGCGCCCGATGGCTGATCGACCACGCGATGGCTCCGGTGTGGGAGGTCAACAACGTCTGGCTGATCTTCGTGCTGGTCATCATGTGGACGGGCTTTCCCGTGTTCTTCCAGCGGGTGTTCACGGCGATGTGGCTGCCGCTGGCGCTGGCCGCCGTCGGCACCGTGCTCCGCGGGGCCGGCTTCGCCCTGCGCAAGCCTCTGACGAGGCTGGCAGGCCGGCGCCTGTACGGTGCGATGTTCGCCGTCTCCTCGCTGCTGACGCCGTTCTTCCTGGGCGCTGCGGCCGGAGGGGTGGCCTCGGGCCGGGTGACGGCGGGTACGATGGCGTCGACGGATGCCTGGGCCAACCCCACCTCGCTGCTGTTCGGCCTGCTGGCCGTGGCCGCCACGGCCCTGCTCGGTGCCGTGTTCCTGGCCGCTGACGCCCGGCGCTTCTCGGCGCCGGACCTCGACGGCTACTTCCGGCGGCGGGCACTGGCGGCACTGGCGGTCGTCGCCGTGCTCGCCGTGATCACGCTGGTCGTCACGCACAAGGACGCCCCCCATGTGTGGCACGGGCTCACCCATGGCGTGGGACTCGTCTTCGTGATCGTGGCAGCGGTGGCCACGCTCGCCACCGTATGGCTGCTGACCCGTCCCTCCGCGGACCGGTCCCGGGTCTCGGCCGTCGGCGTGGTGGCGTCGGCCGTCCTCGCCTGGGGCATGGCGCAGCGCCCGTACCTGATCCCGACCTCACTCACCGTGGCCGAGGGGGCGGGCGCGCACACCACACTGCGCTGGCTCGGGCTCGTCACCCTTGTCGCCGTCGTGTTGGTCTTGCCCGCGGTCGTCCTGCTGTACTGGCTGGACACCCATGGCGAGCTGGAGGGGCTCACCGACGCTGAGCTGCGGCGCGGTGGCGCACGTGACGAGGGGTGA
- a CDS encoding DUF389 domain-containing protein: protein MDLIHFRMVMPPALTQRAVDLLAGHDRVLNLVVVKSAHVPDGDVLECDVVKGAANGVLGSLRTLGVDRMGAIAVDDVDLMFSHRAQQIEDDQPSALVHAPLWAALEAHIRAGGTYPPSFYLFLVIAGLIGSVGIMTNSQILIVAAMVVGPEYSAITSVALGLDRSSRRRVWEGTRALTTGFLLAIAVTLGFSVLVRAAGLQSTAFELGLRPVSHLIDTPDVFSAIVAVLAGVVGVVSLTEARSSALLGVFISVTTIPAASDIAVSLAFGDWREARGSLVQLLLNVVVLVVVGFLTLRLQRGLWRRAARRAAMRPQG, encoded by the coding sequence ATGGACTTGATCCACTTCCGGATGGTCATGCCGCCCGCGCTCACCCAGCGGGCCGTCGACCTGCTGGCCGGGCACGACCGGGTCCTCAATCTGGTGGTCGTGAAATCCGCCCACGTTCCGGACGGCGACGTGCTCGAGTGCGACGTGGTGAAGGGAGCCGCGAACGGCGTGCTCGGCAGCTTGCGCACACTGGGCGTCGACCGTATGGGGGCGATCGCCGTCGATGACGTCGACCTGATGTTCTCGCACCGTGCGCAACAGATCGAGGACGACCAGCCGAGCGCCCTCGTCCACGCCCCGCTGTGGGCCGCGCTCGAGGCCCACATCCGGGCCGGGGGAACGTACCCGCCGTCCTTCTACCTGTTCCTGGTCATCGCCGGTCTCATCGGCTCGGTGGGCATCATGACCAACTCGCAGATCCTGATCGTGGCAGCCATGGTGGTCGGCCCCGAATACAGCGCGATCACCAGCGTCGCGCTCGGCCTCGACCGAAGCAGCCGTCGCCGGGTCTGGGAAGGGACGCGCGCGCTGACGACCGGTTTCCTGCTGGCCATCGCGGTCACTCTGGGTTTCTCCGTGCTGGTGCGGGCTGCCGGCCTGCAATCCACGGCCTTTGAGCTGGGCCTGCGGCCCGTCTCCCACCTCATCGACACCCCGGACGTCTTCTCTGCCATCGTCGCCGTCCTCGCCGGCGTGGTCGGAGTCGTCTCGCTCACGGAGGCACGCTCCAGTGCGCTGCTCGGTGTCTTCATCTCCGTGACCACGATTCCCGCCGCCTCGGACATCGCCGTCTCGCTCGCCTTCGGCGACTGGCGTGAGGCGAGGGGCTCGCTGGTCCAGCTCCTGCTCAACGTGGTCGTTCTCGTGGTCGTGGGCTTCCTCACCCTGCGTCTGCAGCGAGGCCTGTGGCGCCGCGCGGCTCGTCGTGCCGCCATGCGGCCGCAGGGTTAA
- a CDS encoding cytochrome ubiquinol oxidase subunit I — translation MHFTVPLLADAPAQMLPARSQMAFTLASHIILVPLGVALPLITLIMHGYGLRRDDETALLLARRWSAVMAVQFAIGVVTGTVLSFEFGLLWPGMMGRWGDVFGIGFGVEAWAFFLEAVLIAIYLYGWRRLPARTHFLLGLPLPFAALLGAFGILAANSWMNTPRGFTLDSAGNPVDVKIWKAIFTPMFGPQYWHFVVAMFVTAGYVVAGVYAVGWLRGRRDRYHRLGFTIPFTLAAVLTPVQFMLGDSIARQVFHKQPVKFAAMEIVWNTDTHVPEYLFGRLHPDGTISGGIKIPQLDSILAGFRPDTKVTGLTSVPAGDRPTAVEATITHFAFDAMVGIGSLLLLLAIWYALVWLRRRRLPASPWFYRGAACAGVASVAAVECGWITTEVGRQPWIVYQSMRVAQAVTSTRSTTLWIMFGLVVVVYVFVFGSFLVVLLKMRARWRLADEKGGPQAPQEAPEADTPYGPRSTVGPGGDGSASSTGSRT, via the coding sequence ATGCACTTCACGGTCCCTTTGCTGGCGGACGCGCCGGCGCAGATGCTCCCGGCCAGATCTCAGATGGCCTTCACCCTCGCCTCCCACATCATCCTGGTGCCTCTGGGCGTGGCGCTGCCGCTGATCACACTGATCATGCACGGTTACGGTCTGCGTCGCGACGACGAGACCGCCCTGCTGCTGGCGCGCCGGTGGTCGGCGGTGATGGCGGTCCAGTTCGCCATCGGCGTCGTCACCGGCACCGTGCTGTCCTTCGAGTTCGGTCTGCTGTGGCCGGGCATGATGGGCCGGTGGGGCGATGTCTTCGGCATCGGCTTCGGGGTCGAGGCGTGGGCCTTCTTCCTGGAGGCCGTTCTCATCGCCATCTATCTGTACGGCTGGCGAAGGCTTCCCGCCCGTACCCACTTCCTGCTCGGACTGCCCCTGCCCTTCGCGGCCCTGCTCGGCGCCTTCGGCATCCTGGCCGCCAACTCGTGGATGAACACCCCGCGGGGCTTCACCCTCGACTCCGCCGGCAACCCCGTCGACGTGAAGATCTGGAAGGCGATCTTCACGCCCATGTTCGGACCGCAGTACTGGCATTTCGTCGTGGCGATGTTCGTGACGGCGGGCTACGTCGTCGCCGGTGTCTATGCCGTCGGCTGGTTGCGCGGGCGCCGGGACCGGTATCACCGGCTCGGTTTCACGATCCCCTTCACGCTGGCCGCGGTGCTCACACCGGTGCAGTTCATGCTCGGTGACTCCATCGCCCGGCAGGTCTTCCACAAGCAGCCCGTGAAGTTCGCGGCCATGGAGATCGTCTGGAACACCGACACCCATGTCCCGGAATACCTGTTCGGCCGGCTGCATCCGGACGGAACCATCTCCGGCGGCATCAAGATCCCCCAGCTCGACTCGATCCTCGCCGGTTTCCGCCCGGACACCAAGGTCACCGGTCTTACGTCGGTGCCGGCCGGTGACCGGCCGACGGCTGTCGAGGCCACCATCACCCATTTCGCGTTCGACGCCATGGTCGGCATCGGCTCACTGCTGCTCCTGCTCGCGATCTGGTACGCCCTCGTGTGGCTGCGCCGCCGCCGGCTGCCGGCCTCCCCGTGGTTCTACCGCGGTGCCGCGTGCGCGGGCGTGGCCTCCGTCGCCGCCGTCGAATGCGGCTGGATCACCACCGAGGTGGGACGCCAGCCGTGGATCGTCTACCAGAGCATGCGGGTCGCGCAAGCGGTGACGTCGACGCGTTCCACCACCCTGTGGATCATGTTCGGGCTGGTCGTCGTGGTGTACGTCTTCGTCTTCGGGTCGTTTCTGGTGGTGCTGCTGAAGATGCGCGCACGCTGGCGGCTCGCCGACGAGAAGGGCGGACCGCAGGCTCCGCAGGAGGCACCGGAGGCGGACACGCCGTACGGGCCGCGCTCCACGGTCGGGCCCGGAGGCGACGGAAGCGCCTCGTCCACGGGGAGCCGGACGTGA
- a CDS encoding SDR family oxidoreductase — protein sequence MSATEGAPQNVIPAHLLKGQKALVTGANSGIGRATAVALGRAGADVVVNYVAGREDAEQVVEEIKALGVRAAAYEADVSDEDQVVAMMDRMVQEFGTIDILVANAGLQRDASFTEMTLAQWQKVLDVNLTGQFLCAREATKEFLRRGVVPEVSRAAGKIICMSSVHQIIPWAGHVNYASSKGGVQMMMETLAQELAPKKIRVNAIAPGAIKTPINRSAWETPEAQKDLLRLIPYDRVGDPEDIANAVVGIASDLMDYVVGATLYVDGGMTLFPGFATGG from the coding sequence GTGAGTGCCACCGAGGGCGCACCGCAGAACGTGATCCCCGCGCATCTGCTCAAGGGGCAGAAGGCGCTCGTCACCGGCGCCAACTCCGGGATCGGCCGGGCCACGGCCGTCGCCCTGGGCCGGGCCGGAGCCGACGTGGTCGTGAACTACGTGGCCGGGCGTGAGGACGCCGAGCAGGTGGTCGAGGAGATCAAGGCCCTCGGGGTTCGGGCCGCGGCCTACGAGGCGGACGTGTCCGACGAGGACCAGGTCGTGGCGATGATGGACCGGATGGTCCAGGAGTTCGGCACGATCGACATCCTGGTCGCCAACGCCGGACTGCAACGCGACGCCTCGTTCACCGAGATGACCCTCGCCCAGTGGCAGAAGGTGCTGGACGTCAACCTCACCGGGCAGTTCCTGTGCGCGCGCGAGGCGACGAAGGAGTTCCTCCGGCGCGGCGTCGTGCCCGAGGTCTCACGTGCCGCCGGGAAGATCATCTGCATGAGCTCGGTGCACCAGATCATCCCGTGGGCCGGGCATGTGAACTACGCCTCCTCCAAGGGCGGCGTCCAGATGATGATGGAGACCCTCGCCCAGGAACTCGCCCCGAAGAAGATCCGGGTGAACGCGATCGCCCCCGGGGCCATCAAGACCCCCATCAACCGCAGCGCCTGGGAGACCCCGGAGGCCCAGAAGGACCTCCTGCGGCTGATCCCCTACGACCGTGTCGGCGATCCCGAGGACATCGCCAACGCGGTCGTCGGCATCGCCTCCGACCTCATGGACTACGTCGTGGGAGCCACCCTCTACGTGGACGGCGGGATGACCCTCTTCCCCGGCTTCGCCACCGGCGGCTGA